In a single window of the Sphingosinicella microcystinivorans genome:
- a CDS encoding CopG family transcriptional regulator: MSKVRYQLFLDAALSTRFEQLAAQPGATKSGILAAALGDWLDRRSRLAFEDRYGPRLDRMSLALGRIERDLQILLETLALLVRYELAVHLPLSADDDAGRAEARARFESFVVRVARTVASGQRTFSSEDTAR; this comes from the coding sequence ATGAGCAAGGTCCGCTACCAGCTGTTCCTCGACGCGGCGCTCAGCACCCGCTTCGAACAGCTCGCGGCGCAGCCCGGCGCTACCAAATCGGGAATCCTCGCCGCCGCGCTCGGCGACTGGCTGGACCGCCGGAGCCGTCTCGCCTTCGAGGATCGCTACGGTCCCCGGCTCGACCGGATGAGCCTCGCCTTGGGGCGCATCGAACGCGATCTCCAGATCCTCCTCGAAACCCTCGCGCTTCTCGTCCGCTACGAACTCGCCGTTCATCTGCCGCTCTCCGCCGACGACGATGCGGGCCGTGCCGAAGCCCGCGCCCGCTTCGAAAGCTTCGTCGTCCGCGTCGCAAGGACCGTCGCAAGCGGTCAGCGCACCTTCAGCAGCGAGGACACGGCACGATGA
- the trbB gene encoding P-type conjugative transfer ATPase TrbB, with translation MTDDRIAARRRAMLAAAFGPEIEAALADPSVTDILLNPDGMLRIERSGEPLRETGHRIDAVQAERIIRLVAAHLGVEASPRHPILSADLPVHADGRAGERFEAALPPVAAAPCFAIRVPAVRDLRLTYYAEAGIMTPDAARLLSLAVVERRNILIAGGTGSGKTTLANALLAEMTASRERVIIIEDTRELQSPVRDTVALRTRTGAVSMADLVRSALRLRPDRIIVGEVRGGEALDLLKAWNTGHPGGLATVHANDSLAALYRLEQLVQECIAAVPRRLIADAVDIVAFVSGRGPARRLTSLARVQGLTASGDYALEELLSSPCNGDPK, from the coding sequence ATGACCGACGACCGCATCGCCGCGCGGCGCCGCGCCATGCTCGCGGCCGCCTTCGGTCCCGAGATCGAGGCCGCCCTTGCCGACCCCTCGGTGACCGACATCCTCCTCAATCCCGACGGCATGCTGCGCATCGAACGCTCCGGCGAACCGCTTCGCGAGACGGGCCACCGCATCGATGCGGTCCAGGCCGAACGCATCATCCGGCTCGTCGCGGCCCACCTCGGCGTCGAAGCATCGCCGCGGCATCCCATCCTGTCTGCCGACCTGCCGGTCCATGCGGACGGACGCGCGGGCGAGCGCTTCGAAGCCGCGCTGCCACCCGTCGCGGCCGCGCCCTGCTTCGCGATCCGGGTTCCCGCCGTGCGCGATCTCAGGCTCACGTACTATGCGGAGGCCGGCATCATGACACCGGACGCCGCGCGCCTCCTCAGCCTCGCCGTCGTCGAACGCCGCAACATCCTGATCGCCGGCGGCACCGGTTCGGGCAAGACCACGCTCGCCAACGCACTGCTTGCCGAAATGACGGCGAGCCGCGAACGCGTCATTATCATCGAGGACACGCGTGAGCTCCAGTCGCCCGTGCGCGACACCGTGGCGCTCCGCACCCGAACAGGCGCCGTCAGCATGGCCGATCTCGTGCGCTCGGCCCTGCGGCTTCGTCCCGACCGGATCATCGTCGGCGAAGTCCGCGGCGGCGAAGCGCTCGATCTTCTCAAGGCCTGGAACACCGGCCACCCGGGCGGGCTTGCCACCGTCCACGCGAACGACAGTCTCGCCGCGCTCTACCGGCTCGAGCAGCTCGTCCAGGAATGCATCGCCGCCGTGCCCCGCCGGCTGATCGCGGATGCCGTCGACATCGTCGCGTTCGTCAGCGGGCGCGGGCCCGCGCGGCGCCTCACCTCCCTCGCGCGCGTCCAGGGCCTCACGGCGAGCGGCGACTATGCGCTCGAGGAACTGCTCTCATCCCCCTGCAACGGAGACCCCAAATGA
- the rlxS gene encoding relaxase/mobilization nuclease RlxS (I built this because a sul1 chimera in AMR looks like the C-terminus.), whose amino-acid sequence MTDDPFEPRPGRIGNRGRRPRPYARKVLAAAKLHGLKSGARNRRFDGSRIGRGAGMGRLLGTRAAMRRVIVKTHLVRLAPRTLAAAHAHLRYIQRDGVTREGLPGTLYSAREEIVDGRAFAERCAGDRHQFRVIVSPEDGDLMPDLKPFIRRFMTQVETDLGTRLDWVAVDHFNTGQPHTHLLLRGVDDRGENLVIAREYIAHGFRARAAELLTLDLGPRTIIEIEQRLRRDIGQDRFTTIDRDLVRRMDEGRRLVAADRDPFRQSLIAGRLKHLANLGLANDRGGGVWELSAALEPTLRQMGERGDIIRTLQREMTRRRLEGQEPDHVIADRVHGPAAPVEGRLLARGLADELRDRHYLIVDGIDGRVHYIEIGRGSETEPLPDEAIVRVARTVPQVRPADRAITMIAAANRGRYSEALHILHDPSAGAPYIAAHIRRLEALRRAGLGPERHADGSWTIPADFEKRTIEHAARKARDRPVTVEVLSSVPLERLPRAEAATWLDRTLAEGPRPPLRDTGFGHEVMSALRVRGQWLIDQQLADAEGDRVRLRVSALARLQRREVERAGGELAEALDKSFVEAPVGKAVDGRLTRRIDLMSGRFALIETEREFSLVPWRRSLERQIGKEIGGIVRDDGFSWRRGRTRGLER is encoded by the coding sequence GTGACCGATGACCCTTTCGAGCCGCGGCCGGGACGTATCGGCAATCGCGGCCGGCGCCCGCGACCCTACGCGCGCAAGGTCCTCGCCGCCGCGAAGCTGCACGGACTCAAATCGGGCGCACGCAATCGCCGCTTCGACGGCAGCCGCATCGGCCGCGGCGCCGGCATGGGCCGGCTGCTCGGCACGCGCGCAGCCATGCGGCGCGTCATCGTCAAGACGCATCTCGTCCGGCTTGCGCCGCGCACCCTCGCCGCGGCGCACGCGCACCTCCGCTACATCCAGCGCGACGGCGTCACCCGTGAAGGCCTCCCCGGCACGCTCTATTCGGCGCGCGAGGAGATCGTCGACGGACGCGCGTTCGCCGAGCGCTGTGCAGGCGACCGCCACCAGTTCCGCGTCATCGTCTCGCCCGAGGACGGCGACCTCATGCCCGACCTCAAACCCTTCATCCGCCGTTTCATGACGCAGGTCGAGACGGACCTCGGCACCCGGCTCGACTGGGTCGCGGTCGACCATTTCAACACCGGCCAGCCGCACACGCATCTCCTGCTCCGCGGCGTCGACGACCGGGGCGAGAACCTCGTCATAGCCCGGGAATATATTGCGCACGGCTTCCGCGCCCGCGCCGCCGAACTGCTCACGCTCGACCTCGGCCCCCGCACAATTATCGAGATCGAGCAGCGTTTGCGCCGCGATATCGGGCAGGACCGGTTCACAACGATCGACCGCGATCTCGTCCGCCGCATGGACGAGGGCCGCCGACTTGTCGCGGCCGACCGCGATCCGTTCCGCCAGTCACTGATCGCCGGGCGTCTAAAGCATCTCGCGAATCTCGGTCTCGCAAACGATCGCGGCGGCGGCGTCTGGGAGTTGAGCGCCGCGCTCGAACCAACGCTGCGCCAGATGGGCGAACGCGGCGACATCATCCGCACCCTCCAGCGCGAGATGACACGCCGCCGGCTCGAGGGACAGGAACCCGACCATGTCATCGCCGACCGCGTGCACGGCCCTGCAGCCCCGGTCGAGGGGCGACTGCTCGCACGCGGCCTCGCGGACGAACTTCGTGACCGGCACTACCTGATCGTCGACGGCATCGACGGTCGCGTCCACTACATCGAGATCGGCCGCGGCAGCGAAACCGAACCCCTGCCCGATGAGGCCATCGTCCGCGTCGCGCGGACCGTGCCTCAGGTCAGACCCGCAGACCGGGCGATCACGATGATCGCTGCCGCCAATCGGGGCCGCTATTCCGAAGCCCTCCATATTCTCCACGATCCGTCCGCGGGCGCGCCGTACATCGCCGCCCATATCCGGCGCCTCGAAGCGCTGCGCCGTGCCGGCCTCGGCCCCGAACGCCATGCCGACGGCAGCTGGACGATCCCCGCTGATTTCGAAAAGCGGACCATCGAACACGCCGCACGCAAGGCACGCGATCGGCCGGTTACCGTCGAGGTGCTGTCCAGTGTTCCGCTTGAGCGATTGCCCCGGGCGGAAGCTGCGACCTGGCTCGACCGCACACTTGCCGAGGGTCCACGCCCGCCCCTGCGCGACACCGGGTTCGGACATGAAGTCATGTCCGCGCTGCGTGTGCGCGGCCAGTGGCTGATCGACCAGCAGCTCGCCGACGCCGAAGGCGACCGTGTGCGCCTGCGCGTGAGCGCACTCGCCCGTCTTCAGCGCCGCGAAGTTGAACGCGCCGGCGGCGAACTCGCCGAGGCGCTGGACAAGAGCTTTGTCGAGGCACCCGTCGGCAAGGCCGTCGATGGCCGGCTGACGCGCCGGATCGACCTCATGAGCGGCCGCTTCGCGCTCATCGAAACCGAGCGCGAATTCTCGCTTGTCCCGTGGCGGCGATCACTCGAGCGTCAGATTGGCAAGGAGATCGGCGGCATCGTCCGCGACGACGGGTTCAGTTGGCGGCGGGGACGAACGCGCGGGCTGGAACGGTAA
- the traG gene encoding IncP-type conjugal transfer protein TraG, with protein MSPSRLLIGQIILVLAIMVIGLWCATQWTAAALGHQSALGAPFTTVSGVPLYAPWSLFLWWYRYEAYAPAVFDTAGLIAASGSLAGLFAAIIGSLRRARHKRDVTTYGSARWATRRQIAACGLMAGRGVFLGRLGRRHLRHDGPEHVLAFAPTRSGKGVGLVIPTLLSWTGSTIVHDIKGENWLLTASWRSRFSHSILFNPTDLRSARYNPLLEIRRGQNEVRDTQNIADILVDPEGTAERRNHWENTAYALLVGAILHVLYAEEEKTLARVAMILSDPARTFAETLAVMMTANHLGTRDKPQVHPVVASAARELLNKSENERSGVLSTAISLLSLYRDPTVAAVTSACDWRIADLTQGRHPVSLYLVVPPSDISRTRPLIRLVLNQIARRLTETLPGEATGTRHALLLMLDEFPALGRLDFFETSLAFLAGYGVRAYLIAQSLNQIEKAYGEHNSILDNCHVRIAFAANDERTARRISDALGTATEQRAMRNYAGHRLAPWLAHVMVSRQETARPLMTPGEVMQMPADDALILVAGAPPIRAQKLRYYEDSALKVRLLPPPELDEKGFQDLPPARNNVWSNTACSPVDVAAPAPSPQASSGDRDLDRTPGDEAPRRTAPQERTDALNLGADDDDLAQDPKALTQTGPARMTFAASRRPAQLQLELPR; from the coding sequence ATGTCTCCGTCGCGGCTCCTTATCGGACAGATCATTCTTGTCCTCGCCATCATGGTCATCGGCCTGTGGTGCGCCACGCAGTGGACAGCAGCGGCGCTCGGCCACCAGTCCGCGCTCGGTGCACCTTTCACGACCGTGTCCGGCGTTCCCCTCTACGCGCCGTGGTCGCTCTTCCTCTGGTGGTACCGCTATGAGGCCTATGCTCCCGCCGTGTTCGATACCGCGGGGCTCATTGCTGCGAGCGGAAGCCTCGCCGGGCTCTTTGCCGCCATCATCGGCTCGCTCCGGCGCGCACGGCACAAGCGCGACGTCACGACCTACGGCTCGGCACGCTGGGCAACGCGGCGACAGATCGCCGCGTGCGGTCTCATGGCAGGGCGCGGCGTCTTTCTCGGACGGCTCGGTCGCCGCCACCTGCGGCATGACGGGCCCGAACATGTGCTCGCCTTCGCGCCGACCCGTTCCGGCAAGGGCGTCGGCCTCGTCATCCCCACCCTCCTCTCGTGGACCGGCTCGACGATCGTCCACGACATCAAGGGTGAGAACTGGCTGCTGACCGCAAGCTGGCGGTCCCGCTTCTCGCACAGCATCCTGTTCAACCCCACCGACCTTCGCTCGGCGCGCTACAATCCGCTCCTCGAAATCCGCCGCGGCCAGAACGAGGTCCGCGACACCCAGAACATCGCGGACATTCTCGTCGACCCCGAAGGCACCGCGGAGCGCCGCAATCACTGGGAAAATACCGCCTATGCGCTGCTCGTCGGCGCCATCCTCCACGTCCTCTACGCCGAAGAGGAAAAGACGCTGGCACGCGTCGCCATGATCCTTTCCGATCCCGCGCGGACGTTCGCGGAAACGCTCGCGGTGATGATGACCGCCAACCATCTGGGCACGCGCGACAAGCCGCAGGTGCACCCCGTCGTCGCCTCGGCGGCGCGCGAGCTCCTCAACAAATCCGAGAACGAACGCTCGGGCGTTCTCTCCACCGCGATCAGCCTGCTCAGCCTCTACCGCGATCCGACAGTCGCCGCCGTGACCTCGGCCTGCGACTGGCGCATCGCGGACCTCACCCAGGGCCGTCACCCGGTTTCGCTCTACCTCGTCGTGCCGCCCTCCGACATCAGCCGCACCCGGCCGCTCATCCGCCTCGTCCTCAACCAGATCGCGCGGCGCCTCACCGAAACGCTCCCCGGCGAAGCGACCGGCACGCGCCACGCGCTGCTCCTGATGCTCGACGAGTTTCCGGCGCTCGGGCGGCTCGACTTCTTCGAAACCAGCCTTGCGTTTCTCGCCGGCTACGGCGTGCGCGCATACCTCATCGCGCAAAGCCTCAACCAGATCGAGAAGGCCTACGGCGAGCACAATTCCATCCTCGACAACTGCCACGTCCGCATCGCCTTCGCCGCGAACGACGAACGCACCGCGCGGCGGATCTCGGACGCGCTCGGGACCGCAACCGAACAGCGCGCGATGCGCAACTACGCCGGCCACCGGCTCGCGCCCTGGCTTGCGCACGTCATGGTCAGCCGGCAGGAAACCGCTCGGCCCCTCATGACCCCGGGCGAAGTCATGCAGATGCCTGCGGACGATGCGCTGATCCTCGTCGCCGGCGCCCCGCCGATCCGCGCGCAGAAACTGCGCTACTACGAGGATTCCGCCCTCAAGGTCCGCCTGCTTCCGCCCCCCGAGCTCGACGAGAAAGGCTTTCAGGACCTTCCGCCGGCGCGCAACAATGTCTGGTCGAACACAGCCTGCAGCCCCGTCGACGTCGCGGCCCCTGCGCCCTCCCCGCAAGCGTCTTCCGGCGACCGCGATCTCGACCGGACGCCGGGAGACGAGGCACCGCGGCGCACGGCACCGCAAGAGCGAACGGACGCGCTCAACCTTGGAGCGGATGACGACGATCTCGCACAGGATCCGAAGGCACTGACACAAACGGGTCCGGCACGGATGACGTTCGCCGCATCCCGCCGCCCGGCGCAGCTGCAGCTGGAGCTCCCCCGATGA
- a CDS encoding VirB3 family type IV secretion system protein produces the protein MIAAGRHIEGFEAPLHGALSQPLLLAGAPRGLAIVSGTLAAAVGLGLQQWIAGLGLWATAHSLLCIAARRDPDFAPILLRHLRQKAWLSC, from the coding sequence GTGATCGCCGCCGGCCGACACATCGAGGGGTTCGAGGCGCCACTCCACGGCGCGCTCTCCCAGCCCCTCCTCCTCGCCGGCGCGCCGCGCGGACTTGCCATCGTCAGCGGCACGCTTGCAGCCGCCGTGGGGCTCGGCCTCCAGCAATGGATCGCGGGCCTGGGGCTCTGGGCGACCGCTCACAGTCTGCTCTGCATCGCCGCGCGCCGCGATCCCGATTTCGCGCCGATCCTGCTCCGCCACCTCCGTCAGAAGGCATGGCTTTCATGCTGA
- a CDS encoding lytic transglycosylase domain-containing protein produces MAPLRAALAFAVVLAAPAHADPVRRWQPFIDEAALRFGIPADWIARVMRAESGGHATRGGLPIRSSAGAIGLMQLMPGTWADMTARHGLGNDPDDPRANILGGAAYLRAMHDRFGFPALFAAYHAGPARYGEHLAGRPLPPETIAYAAAVTRGLTPSEGLPPPPPETLFIVRRTVSGPSDAVPVNALFAVRRGPPLAPR; encoded by the coding sequence ATGGCACCGCTGAGAGCCGCCCTCGCCTTCGCAGTCGTGCTTGCCGCGCCCGCGCACGCCGACCCCGTCCGTCGCTGGCAGCCGTTCATCGACGAAGCCGCACTCCGCTTCGGCATCCCCGCCGACTGGATCGCCCGCGTCATGCGCGCCGAAAGCGGCGGCCATGCGACGCGCGGCGGCCTGCCCATCCGCTCGTCCGCCGGCGCCATCGGGCTCATGCAGCTGATGCCCGGCACATGGGCCGACATGACCGCGCGGCACGGTCTCGGAAACGATCCCGATGACCCCCGCGCCAACATCCTCGGCGGCGCGGCCTACCTCCGCGCCATGCACGACCGCTTCGGATTCCCCGCGCTGTTCGCCGCCTATCACGCCGGCCCCGCACGCTACGGCGAACATCTCGCCGGGCGTCCCCTCCCCCCGGAAACCATCGCCTACGCCGCTGCCGTGACGCGCGGTCTTACCCCGTCCGAGGGGTTGCCCCCGCCTCCGCCGGAGACGCTGTTTATCGTGCGAAGGACAGTCTCTGGACCTTCCGACGCGGTGCCCGTGAATGCGCTGTTTGCCGTCCGGCGCGGTCCGCCGCTCGCACCAAGATGA
- a CDS encoding TrbC/VirB2 family protein codes for MKPILIPTLRGAAACLGAMLVSTAAHAAGSGMPWEEPLEQVLESIQGPVAKIVAVIIIIATGLTLAFGDTGGGFRRLIQIVFGLSIAFAASSFFLSFFSFGGGALIL; via the coding sequence ATGAAGCCGATCCTGATACCCACCCTGCGCGGCGCGGCCGCATGCCTCGGCGCCATGCTCGTTTCCACCGCCGCGCACGCCGCGGGCTCGGGCATGCCGTGGGAGGAACCCCTCGAGCAGGTGCTCGAATCGATCCAGGGACCCGTCGCCAAGATCGTCGCGGTGATCATCATCATCGCCACCGGCCTCACGCTCGCGTTCGGCGATACCGGCGGCGGCTTCCGGCGCCTCATCCAGATCGTCTTCGGCCTGTCGATCGCATTCGCGGCCTCGTCGTTCTTCCTGTCCTTCTTCAGCTTCGGCGGCGGAGCGCTGATCCTGTGA
- a CDS encoding Fic family protein, whose translation MKINYSSLDEEWTWKRTLIVQDRGEPVDIMQPMRVGEGSPRLGLLRDLSVDLAAKAASFRASLPSEIQAALAHLVRAMNCYYSNLIEGHDTHPIDIERALNNDFSDNPEQRDLQLEARAHIAVQEWIDAGGLSGRAHTVAGLSEIHARFCENLPESLLWVEMPESRERVRVEPGLPRTRDVQVGRHVAVSPGAVPRFLEHFEHCYANLGRSDAIIAVAAAHHRFVWIHPFLDGNGRTARLMSHAMLLETLDTGGVWSVARGLGRTAQDYKRHLAACDLPRRNDLDGRGALSEEELAAFTAYFLKTCIDQVDFMTSLVEPTRFRTRIHRWIEEEAALGKLPAKAGTIIDAILYRGELPRGELESVVGTGDRQARRVAATLLDLGVLVSESSRAPLRLAFPATLASRWMPGLFPDKD comes from the coding sequence TTGAAAATAAACTATTCCTCTCTAGATGAGGAGTGGACTTGGAAGCGGACATTGATCGTGCAGGATCGCGGTGAACCAGTTGATATAATGCAGCCGATGCGGGTGGGTGAAGGATCGCCTCGCCTCGGCCTGCTTCGCGACCTGTCGGTCGACCTCGCTGCAAAGGCAGCTTCCTTTCGCGCCAGCCTGCCTTCCGAGATACAGGCTGCACTCGCGCATCTCGTACGCGCTATGAACTGTTACTACAGCAACCTCATTGAGGGTCATGATACCCATCCCATCGACATCGAACGCGCCCTCAACAACGATTTCAGCGACAATCCCGAACAGCGCGACCTTCAGCTCGAGGCGCGTGCACATATCGCCGTCCAGGAATGGATCGATGCCGGGGGGCTGAGCGGCCGAGCGCACACCGTTGCAGGCTTGTCCGAGATTCATGCGCGATTCTGCGAAAATCTCCCCGAAAGCCTCCTCTGGGTCGAGATGCCGGAGAGTCGTGAGCGGGTGCGTGTCGAGCCGGGGCTACCAAGAACGCGAGACGTTCAGGTCGGACGTCACGTCGCGGTCAGCCCAGGCGCCGTCCCGCGCTTTCTTGAACATTTTGAACATTGCTACGCAAACCTTGGGCGCAGCGATGCGATCATCGCCGTGGCCGCTGCTCATCATCGTTTCGTCTGGATCCATCCGTTTCTCGACGGAAACGGCCGCACCGCCCGGCTGATGTCGCACGCGATGCTGCTTGAGACGCTCGATACCGGGGGTGTCTGGTCGGTCGCGCGAGGTCTGGGGCGCACGGCGCAGGATTACAAGCGCCATCTGGCGGCCTGTGATCTGCCGCGGCGCAACGATCTCGATGGCCGGGGAGCACTCAGCGAGGAAGAGCTTGCCGCGTTCACCGCATATTTTCTGAAGACGTGCATTGACCAGGTCGATTTCATGACGAGCCTCGTCGAACCTACGCGGTTCAGAACGCGTATCCATCGGTGGATCGAAGAAGAAGCGGCACTTGGCAAGCTGCCCGCGAAAGCCGGTACGATAATCGACGCAATACTCTATCGCGGCGAACTTCCGCGTGGGGAACTGGAATCGGTTGTCGGTACGGGCGATCGCCAGGCGCGGCGGGTCGCAGCGACACTGCTCGATCTCGGTGTTCTGGTTTCGGAAAGCAGTCGCGCGCCGCTGCGTCTTGCTTTTCCAGCCACGCTCGCATCGCGCTGGATGCCCGGCCTTTTCCCCGACAAGGACTGA
- the trbE gene encoding conjugal transfer protein TrbE produces MLNLREYRRTADRLADHLPWAALVGDGAVLNKDGSFQRTIAFRGPDLESSTEVELVSACARVNNVLRRFGSGWALFIEAHRRTVQAYPESCFPDAASWLVDAERRASFLAEDAQFESRYFLTFCWMPPADAADSAGRRLLSRPHPQSARDWRTTLASFVAATDRAADLFAAFMPMARPLGAPDTLTYLHGTVSERHHAVAVPDTPMYLDALLCDTLLLGGLEPRLGSSALRLLTVNGFPNMSRPAILDALNTLDFPYRWTTRFIPLDTADAVKALTRLRRQWFNKRKSLTALLREVLYSTPTQLLDSDADNKADEVDAALQVAGGNHAGFGYLTTTFALLAPDPVIAAERLRRAERIFHDLGFTVVRETVNAVEAWLGTLPGHVYANVRQPLVHTLNLAHLMPLSAAWAGPGRNAHLGGPPLLIARTEGTTPFRLSNHVGDVGHMIVVGPTGAGKSVLLALMALQFRRYPGAQVFMFDKGQSARAAVLACGGSHHALGLASDAAQQPSFQPLRHVDRPDERSWAADWIHALLLQENVALTPEVKDVVWSALESLASAPIAQRTLSGLALLLAVPALRTALTPYTLAGAWGSLLDADTDTFEIADVHGFETEALMREPGAAGAVLTYLFHRLESRFDGRPTLLILDEAWLFLDHPLFSQRIREWLKVLRKRNVAVVFATQSLADIIASPVAPAVLESCPQRIFLPNDRAAEPQSREAYARLGLNARQIELIAQAVPKRHYYLQSARGNRLFELGLGPVAIALCGASGARTQAQIDALLAEGGTADFAARFLASCGLAWAAELAADFPKTLKE; encoded by the coding sequence ATGCTGAACCTCCGCGAATACCGCCGCACCGCCGACCGGCTCGCCGATCATCTCCCCTGGGCAGCTCTCGTCGGCGACGGCGCGGTGCTGAACAAGGACGGGAGCTTCCAGCGCACGATCGCGTTTCGCGGACCGGACCTCGAGTCCTCGACCGAAGTCGAACTCGTCAGCGCCTGCGCGCGCGTCAACAATGTCCTCCGGCGGTTCGGCAGCGGCTGGGCGCTGTTCATCGAAGCGCACCGCCGGACCGTGCAGGCCTATCCCGAGAGCTGCTTTCCGGACGCGGCCTCGTGGCTTGTCGACGCGGAGCGGCGCGCAAGCTTCCTTGCCGAAGATGCCCAGTTCGAGAGCCGCTATTTTCTGACGTTCTGCTGGATGCCGCCCGCGGACGCCGCCGACAGCGCCGGACGCCGGCTCCTCAGCCGGCCTCACCCGCAATCCGCGCGCGACTGGCGCACGACGCTCGCCTCCTTCGTCGCTGCAACCGACCGCGCCGCTGATCTCTTCGCCGCGTTCATGCCGATGGCAAGGCCGCTCGGCGCGCCCGACACGCTGACCTATCTCCACGGTACGGTCTCGGAGCGTCACCACGCGGTCGCTGTCCCCGACACCCCGATGTACCTCGACGCTCTGCTCTGCGACACGCTGCTCCTCGGCGGCCTTGAGCCAAGGCTCGGCAGCAGCGCTCTCCGCCTGCTCACCGTGAACGGCTTTCCCAATATGAGCCGCCCGGCAATTCTCGATGCGCTGAACACGCTCGACTTTCCGTACCGATGGACGACACGGTTCATTCCGCTGGACACCGCCGATGCCGTTAAGGCGCTGACGCGCCTCAGGCGGCAATGGTTCAACAAGCGCAAGTCCCTGACGGCGCTTCTCCGCGAGGTGCTTTACAGCACACCGACGCAGCTCCTCGACAGCGATGCCGACAATAAGGCCGACGAGGTCGATGCCGCCTTGCAGGTCGCGGGCGGCAACCATGCGGGCTTCGGCTATCTCACCACGACATTCGCGCTTCTCGCGCCCGATCCCGTGATCGCCGCCGAGCGGCTCCGCCGCGCCGAACGCATCTTTCACGATCTCGGCTTCACCGTCGTCCGCGAGACGGTCAACGCGGTCGAGGCGTGGCTCGGGACGCTGCCCGGCCACGTCTACGCGAACGTCCGCCAGCCGCTCGTCCACACGCTCAACCTTGCGCACCTGATGCCGCTGTCCGCCGCGTGGGCCGGCCCGGGACGCAACGCGCATCTTGGCGGCCCCCCGCTCCTCATCGCGCGGACGGAAGGCACGACCCCGTTTCGGCTTTCGAACCACGTCGGTGACGTCGGCCACATGATCGTCGTGGGCCCGACCGGCGCCGGAAAATCCGTGTTGCTCGCCCTCATGGCGCTGCAATTCCGCCGCTATCCGGGTGCGCAGGTGTTCATGTTCGACAAGGGCCAGTCCGCGCGCGCCGCCGTGCTGGCGTGCGGCGGCAGCCATCATGCCCTTGGTCTCGCGAGCGACGCGGCCCAGCAGCCGTCATTCCAACCGCTTCGGCATGTCGACAGGCCCGACGAACGAAGCTGGGCCGCGGACTGGATTCACGCCCTGCTTCTCCAGGAGAACGTCGCGCTGACCCCCGAGGTCAAGGATGTGGTATGGTCGGCGCTCGAAAGCCTCGCCTCGGCGCCCATCGCGCAACGCACCCTGTCAGGGCTTGCCCTGCTGCTTGCCGTTCCGGCGCTCCGCACGGCGCTGACCCCGTACACGCTCGCCGGCGCGTGGGGCAGTCTGCTCGATGCCGACACCGACACGTTCGAGATCGCCGACGTGCACGGCTTCGAGACCGAGGCCCTGATGCGCGAGCCGGGCGCCGCCGGGGCCGTTCTCACCTATCTCTTCCACCGCCTCGAAAGCCGCTTCGACGGCAGGCCCACCCTCCTCATCCTCGACGAGGCCTGGCTGTTCCTCGACCATCCGCTGTTCAGCCAGCGCATCCGCGAATGGCTGAAGGTGCTGCGCAAGCGCAATGTGGCGGTCGTCTTCGCAACGCAAAGCCTCGCCGACATCATCGCAAGCCCGGTGGCCCCCGCCGTGCTCGAAAGCTGCCCGCAGCGCATCTTCCTGCCGAACGACCGTGCCGCCGAACCGCAATCCCGCGAGGCCTATGCCCGCCTTGGGCTGAACGCGCGCCAGATCGAGCTCATCGCGCAGGCCGTGCCCAAGCGGCACTATTACCTCCAGTCCGCGCGCGGCAACCGCCTGTTCGAACTCGGCCTCGGGCCCGTCGCGATCGCGCTCTGCGGCGCTTCGGGTGCGCGAACGCAGGCGCAGATCGATGCGCTGCTCGCGGAGGGGGGAACCGCAGATTTCGCTGCCCGCTTTCTCGCGTCCTGCGGCCTCGCCTGGGCGGCCGAACTTGCCGCCGATTTTCCGAAAACCCTGAAGGAGTAA